A region from the Benincasa hispida cultivar B227 chromosome 10, ASM972705v1, whole genome shotgun sequence genome encodes:
- the LOC120089324 gene encoding benzyl alcohol O-benzoyltransferase-like produces MEMVQTIDFFFKVRRCQPELIAPANPTPYEFKQLSDVDDQQSLRFHVPIINIYQHNPSLEGKDPVKVIKEAIAKTLVFYYPFAGRVREGPGRKLFVECTGEGILFIEADADVTKEQFSDALPYSLSKVEDIIYNPPNSDGILNSPLLLIQVTRLKCGGFIFAIRFNHTMTDAFGIVQFMKAIAEIARGAFAPSIFPVWQRTLLTARDPPRITCRHYEYDHIVDNKGILSPINNMVDRFSFFSPLQISALRQTLPTHLRHCSSFELITAYVWRLRTISLQLRPEEEVRFLCIVNLRSKFDLPLGYYGNALVVPAAVTTAAKLCENPLGYAVELIRKAKAKATQEYIKSMTDLIVIRGRPSFTTNVSFTVSDLTRVGFEEVDFGWGKAIFGGPTTARHGTIPGIISYCIPFMNKEGEKGIVVPLCLPAPAMERFMEKFMPGCK; encoded by the exons ATGGAAATGGTGCAAACCATCGACTTTTTCTTTAAAGTACGAAGATGCCAACCAGAATTGATTGCTCCAGCAAACCCTACGCCCTATGAATTTAAACAGCTTTCTGATGTCGATGATCAACAAAGCTTAAGATTTCATGTtccaataataaatatttatcagCATAATCCAAGTCTGGAGGGAAAAGATCCAGTGAAG GTAATAAAAGAAGCAATTGCAAAGACGTTGGTGTTTTACTATCCTTTTGCAGGAAGAGTGAGAGAAGGGCCAGGTAGAAAGCTATTCGTAGAATGTACGGGGGAAGGAATCTTGTTCATTGAAGCAGATGCAGATGTGACCAAGGAACAATTTAGCGATGCACTTCCATATTCACTTTCAAAGGTGGAGGACATTATATACAACCCTCCAAATTCTGATGGGATCCTTAATTCTCCATTATTGCTCATTCAG GTCACACGACTCAAGTGTGGAGGTTTCATTTTTGCTATTCGTTTCAATCATACAATGACAGATGCTTTTGGCATTGTCCAATTCATGAAGGCTATAGCAGAGATAGCTCGTGGAGCTTTTGCCCCATCTATTTTTCCAGTATGGCAAAGGACTCTCTTAACCGCAAGAGATCCTCCAAGAATCACTTGTCGCCACTACGAATACGATCACATTGTCGATAATAAGGGTATCCTTAGTCCAATCAACAACATGGTCGATCGCTTCTCCTTTTTTAGCCCACTTCAAATATCCGCCCTTCGTCAAACTTTACCTACCCACCTTCGCCATTGTTCCTCGTTCGAGCTAATCACAGCCTACGTTTGGCGCCTCCGTACCATATCCCTTCAACTTAGACCAGAGGAGGAAGTGCGGTTTCTTTGCATCGTGAATCTACGCTCCAAGTTCGACTTACCGTTAGGGTATTACGGTAATGCTCTTGTTGTCCCTGCAGCAGTCACCACCGCTGCAAAGCTTTGTGAAAACCCACTTGGCTATGCTGTAGAATTGATAAGGAAGGCCAAGGCTAAGGCGACGCAGGAGTACATAAAGTCTATGACGGACCTTATAGTGATTAGAGGACGACCCTCTTTCACTACAAATGTATCATTTACGGTGTCGGATCTAACGAGAGTTGGGTTTGAAGAGGTGGACTTTGGATGGGGAAAGGCCATTTTTGGAGGACCTACAACAGCAAGGCATGGAACTATCCCAGGTATTATAAGCTATTGTATACCTTTCATGAATAAAGAAGGAGAAAAGGGAATTGTGGTACCCCTATGCTTGCCTGCTCCAGCCATGGAAAGATTTATGGAAAAGTTCATGCCTGGTTGCAAGTGA